Proteins encoded together in one Impatiens glandulifera chromosome 1, dImpGla2.1, whole genome shotgun sequence window:
- the LOC124936003 gene encoding secoisolariciresinol dehydrogenase-like: MGASTLLVFAAKRLQGKVALITGGTSGIGRATAQLFANHGARVVVADIQDKHFPSLSDQTSPNETISFVHCDVTNEAQVKNAVDSVMDKYGKLDIMFSNAGITGDTGPTIMDTDLQGIKSVFDVNVYGAFMCAKYAARAMVPAKSGSIIFTASSVSVVTAFSSHAYKASKHALVGLTKGLCVELGGNGIRVNCISPHGVYTPLVASTMQLSKEKADKLISETGNLNGVILEENDVAESALFLGSDESRYVNGLNLVVDGGYSTTNPALVDAFKKIMSNDTTNYN, encoded by the exons ATGGGAGCTTCAACACTTTTAGTTTTCGCTGCCAAaag GCTCCAAGGAAAGGTGGCCCTAATCACCGGTGGTACAAGCGGCATAGGGAGAGCAACGGCACAACTTTTCGCAAACCACGGTGCTAGAGTTGTCGTGGCCGATATCCAAGACAAACACTTCCCTTCCCTTTCCGATCAGACCAGCCCAAACGAGACCATATCATTTGTCCACTGCGACGTAACAAATGAAGCTCAAGTGAAAAATGCGGTAGATTCCGTAATGGACAAGTACGGAAAGCTCGACATAATGTTTAGCAACGCTGGGATCACAGGGGACACCGGTCCCACCATCATGGACACGGATCTCCAAGGTATAAAGAGTGTCTTTGATGTGAACGTGTATGGCGCATTCATGTGCGCCAAATATGCGGCTAGAGCAATGGTTCCAGCGAAGAGCGGGAGCATTATTTTCACGGCTAGTTCCGTATCGGTTGTGACTGCCTTCAGTAGCCATGCTTATAAGGCGTCGAAGCATGCTTTGGTGGGTCTGACTAAAGGGTTGTGCGTGGAACTCGGTGGAAATGGGATCAGAGTGAATTGCATTTCTCCACATGGAGTTTACACTCCGTTGGTTGCCTCGACAATGCAATTGTCGAAGGAAAAGGCGGATAAATTAATTTCGGAGACAGGGAACCTTAATGGTGTGATTTTGGAAGAAAATGATGTGGCGGAATCGGCACTTTTTTTGGGAAGCGACGAGTCTAGGTATGTTAACGGGTTGAACCTTGTCGTGGATGGAGGCTATAGCACAACTAATCCAGCATTAGTAGATGCTTTTAAGAAGATTATGTCTAATGATAcaactaattataattaa